The DNA segment CGAAGGACTAGAAGCCATTGCAAAAGCGATATCCCGATTAGAGGACGTGGCGAGTTATGATCCGAAGGGAATTTCGCCGTTGTTAGAGCAATTGAAATCGGCATATTATTTGCTTGAGGATGCTTCGTTTGGATTACGAGATTACCGCGACAACATTGAGTTTAATCCAGATCGTCTAGAGGAGGTTGAGGAACGTTTAGATCTGATCTCCTCGCTCCAGCGGAAGTACGGAGACGATGTCAAAGGAATTCTTCAATATTATGAGCAGATTTCTCTTGATACAGACATGCTTGAGAACAAGGACGAACGATTGGAGAAGCTAACTACGCAGCGGGAAGAACTGCTTCAGGTTGCACTTAAGGAAGCAGCAATGCTTAGCGAGGTGCGTAGGCAAAAGGCTGTAGAGCTTGCGCAGCAAATTGAGGTGGAGCTTAAGGATTTGCAAATGGGTCGTACGAAGATTGAAGTCAAGCTGGAAGTAGCTGACGATCCTCAGGGAGTGGCATGGAAGGGCCGCTTGGTACGTCTTAGCAAACAGGGGATGGATAGTGCGGAATTCCTAATATCGCCTAACCCTGGCGAGCCCCTTCGCTCCCTGAGCAAGATTGCCTCTGGCGGGGAATTATCCCGAATTATGCTCGCATTGAAGAGCATTTTTGCCCGCCATGACGAGGTGCCTGTGTTGATTTTTGATGAGGTTGATACTGGGGTTAGCGGTCGGGCAGCACAGTCTATCGCGGAGAAGCTGTATCGTCTGTCTGGTACGTGCCAGGTGTTCTCAATTACCCACCTTCCCCAAGTCGCGTGTATGGCGGATCAGCAATATTTAATCGAGAAAATCGTGACAGCAGGCCGTACGATGACCAGGGTGGAACATTTGGAGGAAGACGGACGAATTAATGAGCTTGCCCGTATGCTTGGGGGCGTAGAAATTACTGATCGGACACGTCATCATGCGCAGGAAATGCTTAAATTAGCCGAAGCACAGAAGGATGCGAAGTGACGAGTGGAACAATGATTGACAGTAATAAAAGACCACGCCCGGGGTATCTTATAGGTACGCAATTGGCGACCACCTTTTCGTCAAGCGAAAGAAGCTAAGGGAGCGTGACAGCCATTGAACCCGAACCTCAGGAGTAGATTTCTCGGTCTTTTATTTGCCTTCTTCTTTTGTTTTCTTGGCACGTCTGCCGTTGAAGGTCATTCGCCGATACTGCCGGATGAACTGCGTATGTTTCAAGGCCAGGGTGCACAAATCGATTTAGCCATACCGGTACTGGCAGAGGTTAGCGTTGATCGACCGGATGTCGTGATGCTGAACGATCAACCTAACTCTTCTATGAAGGTATCCCTCGGTTCTCCGCTTAAGCTCTCCTCGCTTAGCAGCGGAGAAGCCAAGCTCCGCATGAAGCTTTTTGGACAAATTCCTCTTAAGACAGTTAAAGTAAATGTCATGCCTGATTTAAAGGTCATACCAGGGGGACAAACGATCGGTGTAAAAGTCAAATCCGATGGCATTCTTGTTGTGGGGCATCATTTAGTCAATACAGACAAAGCCAAAATATCGCCGGGGGAGTCGGCTGGAATCCAGCCAGGTGATCTGATTACTCATGTGAACGGTTCTCGTCTTAGAGATGTCCACGAAGTAGCATCTTTGGTGGAGCAGGCAGGCAAGGATAATAAGCAGCTTCAAGTTATTTATAAACGAAACAATCGAAAATTTACTGTATCTTTAACCCCTGCCTTTGACAAACAGGACAAGGCCTGGAGATTAGGGTTATACATCCGCGACTCGGCGGCTGGAGTCGGCACTTTAACCTTCTATGCACCTAATCAGGGTGTTTATGGCGCACTTGGTCATGTAATTACGGATATGAACACGCAGACACCGATTGCCGTAGGTAGTGGGCAGATCCTCCAATCCAGTGTAACATCGATATCCAAAAGTGAGAGCGGAGATCCTGGAGAGAAACGAGCTCATTTTGTCAAAGAAGGCAAAACCCTTGGCACGATAGAGCGAAATACGCCTTTTGGCATATTCGGCAAGATGTCGGAAAATCCAGATTATAGCGTATATAAATCGCCGATTCCTGTTGCATTCTCCGAAGAGGTCAAGGAAGGGCCGGCAGAAATATTAACCGTTGTTGAGGGTCAGCAGGTTGAACGATTTAAAGTGGAAATTGCACATGTGTCCAAGCAGAGTGCGCCTCAGACTAAAGGCCTGGTTATTCGGATCATTGATCCTAGGTTGGTGGAGAAAACCGGTGGGATCGTTCAGGGGATGAGTGGAAGTCCTATCATTCAGAACGGTAAATTAATCGGAGCCGTAACACATGTATTTGTTAACGATCCGAGATCTGGCTATGGCTGTTTTATTGAATGGATGCTGCAAGATGCAGGAATTTTGAAGGGGAATGCGACATCAACCAATCTTAAGGCGAG comes from the Paenibacillus lentus genome and includes:
- the recN gene encoding DNA repair protein RecN, with amino-acid sequence MLVHLSIRNLAVVEAVDVTFDRGFHVLTGETGAGKSIIIDALGLISGGRGSADLIRYGCDKAEMEAAFELKEQHPVWAILSKLGIAANPGDALIIRREISAQGKSTARINGQLVNLSMLREVGESLINLHGQHEHQTLLHPERHLKLLDAFGADDISHVKARYQEAYSAFQQVDREWRELQSTSQQALQMLDLYRFQLEEIAAAALKPGEDELLSEEKVKLSHSEKMMDSVSGAYNLLYGPEGLEAIAKAISRLEDVASYDPKGISPLLEQLKSAYYLLEDASFGLRDYRDNIEFNPDRLEEVEERLDLISSLQRKYGDDVKGILQYYEQISLDTDMLENKDERLEKLTTQREELLQVALKEAAMLSEVRRQKAVELAQQIEVELKDLQMGRTKIEVKLEVADDPQGVAWKGRLVRLSKQGMDSAEFLISPNPGEPLRSLSKIASGGELSRIMLALKSIFARHDEVPVLIFDEVDTGVSGRAAQSIAEKLYRLSGTCQVFSITHLPQVACMADQQYLIEKIVTAGRTMTRVEHLEEDGRINELARMLGGVEITDRTRHHAQEMLKLAEAQKDAK
- the spoIVB gene encoding SpoIVB peptidase, which codes for MNPNLRSRFLGLLFAFFFCFLGTSAVEGHSPILPDELRMFQGQGAQIDLAIPVLAEVSVDRPDVVMLNDQPNSSMKVSLGSPLKLSSLSSGEAKLRMKLFGQIPLKTVKVNVMPDLKVIPGGQTIGVKVKSDGILVVGHHLVNTDKAKISPGESAGIQPGDLITHVNGSRLRDVHEVASLVEQAGKDNKQLQVIYKRNNRKFTVSLTPAFDKQDKAWRLGLYIRDSAAGVGTLTFYAPNQGVYGALGHVITDMNTQTPIAVGSGQILQSSVTSISKSESGDPGEKRAHFVKEGKTLGTIERNTPFGIFGKMSENPDYSVYKSPIPVAFSEEVKEGPAEILTVVEGQQVERFKVEIAHVSKQSAPQTKGLVIRIIDPRLVEKTGGIVQGMSGSPIIQNGKLIGAVTHVFVNDPRSGYGCFIEWMLQDAGILKGNATSTNLKAS